In a genomic window of Pseudomonas mohnii:
- a CDS encoding IclR family transcriptional regulator, whose protein sequence is MEKPDSNGKQKVRSAEVGTDILKALAELSPSTSLSRLAEHVHMPASKVHRYLQALIASGFAEQNSATNHYGLGREALRVGLAALNSMDVLKVATLPLAELRDDLNETCFLAVWGNQGATVVHIEPAVRAVTVVTQLGSVLPLLSSSTGLVFGAYLPKRETVDLREQELQGQSAHALADDQTYAAMCEQIRTRGLHHVHGLLMPGVDALSAPVFNAMGNVVAVLTVVGPTSLFHADENGPAARRLLAASRAVSWRMGYESPVQSDQEIRNDFDH, encoded by the coding sequence ATGGAAAAGCCAGACAGCAACGGTAAACAGAAAGTCCGCTCGGCCGAGGTGGGTACCGACATCCTCAAGGCCCTGGCCGAGTTATCACCCTCGACTTCACTCTCGCGCCTGGCCGAACACGTGCACATGCCGGCGAGCAAGGTTCACCGCTATTTGCAGGCACTGATCGCCAGCGGTTTTGCCGAACAAAACAGTGCCACCAACCATTACGGCCTGGGCCGCGAAGCCTTGCGCGTCGGGTTGGCCGCACTCAACAGTATGGACGTGCTGAAAGTCGCCACCCTGCCCTTGGCCGAGTTGCGCGACGACTTGAACGAGACCTGCTTCCTGGCGGTGTGGGGCAACCAGGGTGCAACCGTGGTGCACATCGAACCGGCGGTACGTGCGGTGACGGTTGTGACGCAATTGGGCTCGGTGCTGCCGTTGCTCAGTTCATCGACGGGCCTGGTGTTTGGCGCCTACCTGCCCAAGCGCGAAACCGTGGACTTGCGCGAACAGGAATTGCAGGGGCAATCAGCCCACGCGCTGGCGGATGACCAAACCTATGCAGCCATGTGCGAGCAGATCCGCACACGTGGCCTGCATCATGTGCATGGCTTGTTGATGCCCGGCGTGGACGCCTTGTCGGCGCCGGTGTTCAACGCGATGGGGAACGTGGTGGCCGTGCTGACGGTGGTGGGCCCGACGTCGCTGTTTCACGCCGACGAGAACGGCCCGGCAGCGCGGCGATTACTCGCAGCGTCGCGGGCCGTCAGTTGGCGCATGGGATACGAGAGCCCCGTCCAATCAGATCAGGAAATCCGGAACGATTTCGATCACTAA